The following is a genomic window from Elaeis guineensis isolate ETL-2024a chromosome 10, EG11, whole genome shotgun sequence.
GGACATGGGTTATTGTCTTCTTGCCATACCAAGATTTTAGAATTTAGGATGATGCAGTGGTCCCCTTCACCACTTCCAATGGTCCCCTTCACCACTTCCAAGTACTTTGGTTTACTATCCCCTTACACTAAAGTAGCAAATGCCTTCCAATGCATTTGGATAGTGGCCCCAAAAAAAGTTTTCAACTTCGGTGGAATAGAATCCCAACAATGCATATGGACAGAGgtcctaaaaataaataatttcatataaaatctaaatcaaAATTGACTATAAAATGCAAAAAATCATACACATTGTCAAATACAAACAAATTGGAGGAATGAAAACATAATACATCAACTATTATCaagcacaaaaaaaattaaataataatagaatCCCTTTGCAAACACAAAAAAATTTCGAAATCTATCTCTTCAAATTGCCGAATATGTTGAGAAAATTGTACTAATAAACTGATGGTTGGTGAGGATTCCAGCAAGCTCGAATTTCTCTATGGATTTGGAGATAAAAGGGCTCCGATCGATTTGAAGCTTAGGGCAACAAACACCTTCCAACGAAGATGAAAGGGCTTTgatgattttttctaaaaaataaattcttatataattaaaaaatatggaggatattttgatcattattttttttttgttgatactGTTAAAATAGAAACTGATGAATGGGATTCTTTGCAATttttatatagtttttttttttttggtaggaaatgtTTATAAAGTTGTAGTGAccgttttgaatttttttctttccgGTCTAAAGTGTAAAAAGATCAAATTTTGAGGGGTTAACTATATACAAAATCCTGTATTCAAAACACCAGCCCCTCCTGCTTACGGGGCGCAATGAACGTGGCGGCATCACGCGAAGGCTTCCGCGCTTTAACGAATGACACAAGATGGGGCAGAAGCGGAAGAATGGCCGACGGACAGCAGATGGCGAGGGCGGAGCCTCTCGCCGTCTCTCCCCCGCTCCACCGCCTCCTCGACCTTCTCAAAGACGAGAAGGATCCCGCTACCGCCCTCTCCCACCTCGACGCCATCGCTGCCCGCCACCCCTCCTACTCCCTCTCCCCgtcccttctcttcctcctcctccgccgcctCTCCTCTGCCCCCGCCCTCCTTCCCCGCCTCCTCCACTTCCTCCGCTCCCGCCCCCGCCGCCACCGCTTCTCCGAGGCTGCCGCCCTCGTCGCCCTCAAGGCCTTCTCCCGCGCCCTTATGCCCGACCACGCCCTCGCCACCTTTCAGTCCCTCCGCGCCATCTTCCGATGCAAGCCCGGCGTCCGTTCCCACAACGCCCTCCTCGACGCCTTCGTCCGCGCCCGCCGCTGGGACCAGGCCGagtccttcttcgccttcttccgtACCAGAGCCCGCGTCTCCCCCAACCTCCAGAGCTACAACATTCTCATCCGAGGCCTCTGCGACCGGGGACAGCTCGATCGAGCGGTCCGACTCCTGGAAACCATCCAAGGTCGCGGCCTTGAGCCCGACCGCGTTACCTACAGCACCGTGATCTGTGGGTTGCTTAAAAACGGCGATTTTCTGAACGCTCTCAAACTGTTCGAGGAAATGTGCGATAAAAATGTGTCACCCGATGTTGTATGCTATAATGTTCTGCTTGATGGTTTGTTGAAGAAAGGCGAGTTCTTGAAGGGAATGGAGATCTGGGAGAGGCTGGTCAGGGATCGCGCAGTCGGTCCTAATTTTGTCACGTATAGTGTTATGCTGGATGGTTTGTGCAAGCTTGGGAAGGTTGAAGAGGTGATGGAGATGTGGAGTCGGATGGTGAGGAATGGCCATCGGCCTAATTCATTCACTTATGGGATTTTGATTCATGGGCTGTTTGAAACAGGGAATGTGGATGGGGCCTCACGGGTCTATGCGGAGATTATCAAGACGGGCTTCGTCACCGATGTTGTCACATGTAACTCTCTGCTTAATGGTCTCTGCAAAGCAGGGAGGATAGAGGAGTCCTTGAAGCTGTGGGAGTTGATGGGAAGGGTGGGGAATCGCAACATTGTCAGTTACAACATAATGATCAAGGGTCTGTTCGAGAATGGCAAGGCAGATGAAGCAGTTTCACTTTGGGAAAGCTTGCAAGGGGATGATACATGCCATCCAGATTCGGTGACTATTGGTATTTTGATCCATGGGTTGTGCGAAAAAGGGTATGTCAACAAAGCTTTATGGGTTTTGAAGGAGGCGCTAGAAGATGGTGAGAAGAATCTGGATGTCTTTGCATATTCCTCGATGATAAATGGATTGTGCAAAGATGGGAGATTGGATGCAGCGATTTGCATTTATGATCAAATGGCTAAACATGGGTGCAAACCAAATTCACATACATACAATGCATTGATAAGTGGCTTCTGTAAAGCATCTAAGATTGCTGTTGCCATTCAGGTTTTTAAGGAGATGGTCAGCAGTGGTTGCACTCCTACTATTGTAACATACAACACTCTTATAAATGGTTTGTGTAAAGTGGAGAGGTTCCAGGAGGCTTCTAGCTTTGCAAAAGAAATGATGGAAAAAAGTTTCAAACCTGACATGGTGACATACAGCTCTTTGATGGATGGTCTCTGTCGAGATAATAAGATTGATGTTGCTCTTGACATTTGGAACAGAGTTCTTGACAAGGGCTTTGGAGCTGATGTCATCATGCACAACATTCTTATCAAAGGCCTTTGCTCTGCTGGGAAAGTGGAAGAAGCCCTGCGTGTTTGCTTGGAAATGAAACATAAGAACTGCACTCCAAGTCTAGTAACATACAACACAATTATGAATGGACTTTATCAAGTTGGTGACTGCGAAAGGGCATCAGATGTATGGGTCCAGATGTTAGAAGCTAGGTTTGAGCCAGATATCATTTCTTACAACATAATGTTTAAAGGTCTTTGTTCTTATAATAGGACATCTGAGGCAATCAAGTTATTGGATGATGCCTTGGGTTGTGGTATTATTCCAACTGCCATTACCTGGAGTATACTAGTTAGGGCAGTTATCAGCAACCGAACAGTTCCAACATGATCTCTGTGAAGATCTATTGCAAGTGaggtttctctctttctcttcatcaACTTTGTATTATGCTTATTGGATTGGTCGCATTCCTTTACATGCATTAACATGCAGAAACACTATAATCTGCTTCCAAATGTGGGCATTGCATTTTCTGCATGTGTGTCGTGCCAGAATATTCCAGGACTCCATGATGGAAAATCACTGATAATGCAAACCAGGCAGATTACTGGATATTTGAAGGACACTTATATATCCTTTTAAGCTCTGAAGGTATGTTTACTTGCAAATTTTATGGGGCACTTTGTGAAGTTATCTTGCAAAATCCCTTATCAAAATGAACTCATTTTGAAGGCTTTGCTTGTGCTTAACATTTTGTGCATTTTATGTGGAACATAGCAATTTCTCATATTATGCGTTTTCTGCATCGACTGATATTCATTCCTAAGTTTGTTAATGCTACTTGGTCATATTGTTTTGGGGCAGCATTTTTATCTGTTTGGTTCCTTAGGGTGTGTTATCTAACTTTGACCTGTGACAGGAGTATTGCTGTGCAATGTGCATCACAACGAGCATCGAGGTGCTGGTATGTGGTGCTGTGTGTTCATGCAAGGAGCATAGAGGTGCGGAATGTGGTGCTGTGTGCTCATGTGCATGCATGTGCATATGAAATGCCTGCTTGCTCATTGCAAGACACAATAATAGTGTTGAAAAAACAAGTTTAAAATGATAGGTCGAAATAAGTAACTTtatgcttctctctctctctctctctctctctctctctctctgtagcaAAAGGTATTCCTATTATTTCATTTCCTTTACTAGGATTCTGATGGCTGCAGTCAAGGTTTGCAATCTCATTGTTGAGGATTGTAGCGGTCATGTACTGGAATGGCTTGATATCGTGTGGAACTGTACGGACACTTGGTATGCAGATGCATACtggttccttctttttctttttcttcttttttttaagattatattaTGATTTTAGggatgttaatattattttatttcgtATTGGTCTTGACCATATGATTGCTTAATGGATGCAATTATCATAATTAAATACAGATTTGTAACTCGATAGACAGATGCACATTATTGTATATCCTAGTCTTTGTCATCTACATCTTTATTGCAGCTGGAACTTCATCTTGAACTCTTACTTTTGACTCTTGGCATCCTCCCAATATTTTTAACTCTACTATTTTCGCCTTcatttcatatatttatatagGTTAAATTATCCTGATATATAGGTCACATGATATCCAATTGTCTAGTTATTCTCTTGCTCTTAGACTTGTGGTTGCACCCCTCTATATCTCTCCCTAAATGTTGCTGCCTGAATTATAATCAACATCATACAAAGGCATTGGTCTAACCAAACAGCCAAGGGGTTTTGTTAAACTTCATTTTGTTTATGCAAACCATTGTTCCCACCAAGaattaaaatttcatatgagGATTCCTAGATTACGAAATGACAAAAAGCTATGCTTAACTACATTTTGTTCTTCAAAATTTACTAGTGCGTAGAGCTTGCCTTCTCCAATCACTATTCATGGAAAATGCTTTTCTTTGTTGATGGTTCAATTAAACAGTACAAAGCTCAGAtggtggtgattttttttttttttttttttaaattgtacTTAAGGGCATGGCATAGGCTATGAAAAACATTATCAATGGTGGGCAAGATTGTTATTCAAATATTAAATGTAATGTTTGTGTATATTCAATAGTCCCTCTTTTAGATGAACTGAAGAGAGCCTCTTTCATGGAGGTCTATATGAGATCTGCATGTTCTGGTCTGTCATTCTGCACATATCTGGAAATTGATCATGATCAGTACTGTCTCCCTTTCAATGCTTTTTAGTTAGGATTAGAATTTTAAATCTTTATTACGAACCCAATCTTGCGGTAGGATAAAGAGTTTTTTTCACAAAACTCACCATTCCATTtacaatttttgaagaaaagagatGAGAATGGCATCTTGTGGCCTTCTTCTTTTTAATCATGGGATGGCCCGAACCAACCCAAACCACTCCTAACCAAGCAGAACTGGGTGGTTCCACCTGGTTTAGAGTGAGGGTTGTTTCATACAGATTCCTGAACCAGTAGGCCACAGTGGTTCAGGTCAGTATGGTTCGAACCAAGTGGCTCGAGTCAATATGCCCTGAACTTGGTGGTCGGCCATGGCTACAGTTCTCGATCTATCAAGGTTGATTGtggagatgattttttttttaattattttattttattttatttttttgggtgtgGGGTGGTGGCTTCAATAGCCTCTATGGGAATTTGACCTGCACAGAATCTCAGCTGGTCTCAAGTCTTGAGAAAACCAAGTAATTGAAGGATGGTCTCAAGTCTTTTGGCAGGGATGTGGTTCTCGTATGTCTTCTTCCCCTCAGCTATTGACACAGTAGACATGCTAGTTAGACTTGAGATGTGAAGACACTTTTTGTGGAACTTATTTCAGACCTGTAactcttgtcttttttttttccttcattaaACAGGATCATCCTTATAATTTGTCAGAAAGGAACAAACTCAGCCATCATAACAAGTCTTATCTTGTTTGATGATGCAAATATCTCTTAAGAGTCTCCTACTCCTCTGCATTTGTTGGCTCAAGCTGTTATGCTGCTCACTGTGTTTCCAATGCACAATGTGTTCAACAGCCTTAGAACTGGAAGAATTTGGTAATGTGCTTATTATATCTTGCTGTCTGGGCTTTGAGTAGCCTGATGTGCAATTTTATTTCCCTTGCACCATATCTGCCACCTCTATAAATCTACTGTATGCTTTTTACCTGACACTCTGTTGGTTATTTCATGTATAACTTTTATGAGGTGAAGGTGAGAATCAACTAATTATACACTATACAGCATCAGAATGTCTTAGTTATACAATTGTGGCAATGGGAGAATATTGCCAGAATGATATCTTGATGCAATAGCAAGGTTAGCTGGTGTGTATCAAACCCCAGTTTTAAGAATTGACTGTGGTTTATTTTACCATGCAATATTTGTCTTCGTCCTTCTTCAAACTGTTTGGTTATAGAGAATATTttgttctctttttcttttcttttcttttatttttttaattcttaggtgggacccaattttaaaatttttggatgcttTTGCCCCTGGACAAGTGCATACGGTTGGGTTGCATGTTTAAGCAGAGCTGAATGCATATAGTTTTTATGGTGaatgcatatattttttaagCAAATACACATATTTGCAACATTGATTGCACATATTTGTCGAGCATAAAATGCACATTCATGAGCTACAGCATGCCTGTGGGTCAGGGGCTAATGCATCTGAAAGTTTTAAAATCGTTCCACTATTTGtgggagaggaaaaaaaaaaaggtggtccGAAGTTGAAAAATTCCTGAGAATTTATGGAACAGACAGTATTCAGTAAGACTTTTATttcccaaaaaggaaagaggaTTCTACTATTATGTGTCTTTTACTCTTTTTCCttattcatttttttcatttgttgATGACAGGCTTTGCTTATAAATGTACTGAGCTAGTAGGCGGACAAATATCAAACCCAATGCTGCAGCTTTTCTCCATTCTACCTCAGGAGTAGTGGCAACAGCATTTCCAATTTGACAAGCAGCAATGATATAAGCACAAATATTTCTCAGATCATTGATCCTGCACTCTCCTTTGTGACTTCTCCAATCTTTGGTGCTTCAAACTTAGCTTCTATGTTCCCTTGAGGTGCCTTTTCCCACAGATTCTTGAAGAACAGGCCTTCAATTTGGTCCGGCTTGATCTGATCCTCAAATTCCTCCGTCACCCTCTCATTCTTTTCAATCTCCTGTCTGTTAATTTTTGCAGTCCCTTCAAAAGCCTGCTTCAGGTTCTCCAGGTTTGCCATGATCTGCTGCGTCAGGAGAACTGTTGTTATTTGGAGGAGAGATTTTGCAAAATAGCAGATGCTGTCATGTATTGTAAAAATAAAAGCTTTATATAAGTTATAAGCAGACCCTGGCACTGGCTTTGTCAAGCTCTTTGAGACCATTCTCTCCAATTTTGCTGAACTCAGCATTGGCATCCTCTGCAAACTGACTCAAGACATTCAGAGCGCTCATCAAGGCAGTTGGTCAGGTGAACCTTTTGGGCTTGAAGCATAGCGATTCGTGCACTGTTTTTGCTTCTCCTCTTCAGATGAAGAGGAGTCAGAACCAGCTTCTTTGGAATTACAGAAACAGAGGTTTAATCTCCCAAACAGGGTTTGTTTGGGAGAGGGAGGAATGTTTGAATGGCCTTAAGTGTGTCCATGTCTTCATCTGTTTGTAATACTGAGGGTACGCGGAGAGGCAAGAAGTGGAGAGCCGAGGATGTTCTTTCACTCCCGGTAGCAGTGGCGATCTCCACCTCCCATGCTCAGACATCAAACATTATTCATTGCCGTCTAGTTTTATTTAAAAAGAATGGAGTGTAACTCCATGTATCCATTTTGCGCTGCtgtttaaataaatttttggtaCTGTTTGTTTGTGTGGAAAAATAatgtgttcttgttattataaTCGATTTCTTCCACAGCTGCATTCTTGATTTTCGTGACCATTTAAAAGAGTGTTTCAGCAAATAGAATGTGtcattttcaccaaaaaaaaaaaaaaaaaaacagaatgtGTCATTTCAGCAACTTGGTATGTGGGATTTTACATGCCATGGAAAAAATCTTTCGATGGGCTGGGAGGTGTTAATGAGCCCAACTCTTTTTATCCATCCTGAACAGGGAAGTTCTGCAGGCAGAATTGCTTCCATGCCCGTTTCTTGTGAGGGATGCAAACAGTAAAATCTGCTGcctaaaatgaatgaattgtccCTTGATTGGTCAGTCCAACATTTAATAAATGTGTAGAGATGCAAGTTGCAAGACTTCCTAAGCTCCCTTCTTTTTGAACACCTGATACTTTACGTCTGTCAAGTAGTTTAGGTTTTGCCTCAGGACATGCAAATTCCAACGGAAGGTTTTCATGGAGGTTTCCATGATACCAAGTAATTTTTGTATTGTAAAATTTAGTTAACAGAAGAATATACGTTTCCTGCATATTAATGACTTATTTTTGAAATTAGCCACTGCATGTGTTAGGCAAATGAGATGAGACCACTTGGTTGATTTAGTAGCTGTTCACTTATATCTGATCGAATCCTCTATTAAATATGACAATATCTGTAGTCCTGGGCTGAAATCATCCAAATAGTGCTGGGACATCTAGTTGTTCATCGAGTAATCGAGCAATCAGCAGGGTATACATCGTGTTATATAAGAACATTCCGTCCCCTTCTTATATATGTATCAATAACCATGGGGTTGTTTCAGTCATCTCATACATTGCTTGAAATTTGAAAGTACACCAGCTTTAATTTTCGACGAATTCCAACGTGTACATGTTACTTACGTTGACATCCAAGTAGAATCCAAGTCTAGAGAGTTGCACTTAAGTACATAAGCAGTACATGTtacttataatatatatatatatatatatatatatatataaaagagtcGAACCTGCAAACAGCTAGCTTGTAGAACATCCAACCCGAAGCCCTAAAAGCAGCAGCTAGAGATGTGCGTCTTTAGGTGTTACTGCAATTCAATATCCTCAGCTGCTGTCTTCTTATAGGTATACCACTTGGCGATCAAAAGGTAGACTCCAAAGTTGGCGAGGCTGAGTATCGCCAGCAGCCAGAAGAAGTAATCAATGTGGGCCCGGTTTGTATTATCAGGAATCCAGCCCAGCTTCCCGTTCCTGGTGGTGATGGCCGTGACGATGGTGACAAGCAGGGAGCTCAAGTAGTTTCCAAGTGCCACCGTGGTCAGCGGGAGTGCAGAAAGCATGCTCCTCATGGCGTCAGGCGCCTGGTCGTAGTAGAACTCCAGCTGCCCGATAAAGGTGAACACTTCCGCTACCCCAACGATGAAGTACTGAGGTGCCTGCCAGAATATAGACAGGGGCACAATGGCATCACTGTCGTATAAGTCATCCCTCGCTATGATGCGGAGCCTCACCACCTCCAGAATCCCAGCAGCCAGCATGGAGAATATGGAGATGACCAGACCGATGCCCATCCTTGTCAGCTGAGTTAAACCCCGCTCGTTACCGGTGAACCTTCGAGCCACCGGGACGACGATGCGATCATAGATGGGAACGCATAGTATAACACTGATGGTGTCGACCATGGAGAGTGACGCAGGTGGAATCTTGAAATGGGGGCCCATTTTTGTATCTAGAGTATCCCCTTGGATGACAAACATGTTGCTCATCTGGCTGTAGACGGCGGAGAAGATGATGCCAGTGGCCCATATAGGAAGAATTCGCACAACGCTCTTGACCTCCTCCACTTGGGTGACCGTGCACAGCATCCATGGGTCCGCCGGACCATTGATCTTATCATCACGAGTCCTCACAGCTGCCTTGTCGAGGAACCTGCACAGGGTGGAACATGCATGTGCGAGCAATAATTAATTAAGGTTTTCATTAATTTTCGAAACACGCAAAAGGCATGCAGTGTTTGCTTCCTGCCGTTCCACTCGATCGATAAGCAGATATATTAGCAACCTAAACAAGTTTTTCTGAGTACATGTAACCTCCTTACATACTGAAACTTCCAGGGGGGTAAAATCCTGGCATATATGCATGACAAAAAGGACAGTCCGAAACCTACTCTCGGTGGTACCAGGATTCTCTTTTGGATCGATTCTTGTACATGGTGCTTGCTTTCTGAATTAGGACTTGGTAATTAATGAATCAATTGCATGTACTCCAGAAATATTGTCTCTTTCCAAGCAttctgtaatatatatatatatatatatatatatatatatatatatatatatatatatatatatatata
Proteins encoded in this region:
- the LOC105034255 gene encoding uncharacterized protein, yielding MNVAASREGFRALTNDTRWGRSGRMADGQQMARAEPLAVSPPLHRLLDLLKDEKDPATALSHLDAIAARHPSYSLSPSLLFLLLRRLSSAPALLPRLLHFLRSRPRRHRFSEAAALVALKAFSRALMPDHALATFQSLRAIFRCKPGVRSHNALLDAFVRARRWDQAESFFAFFRTRARVSPNLQSYNILIRGLCDRGQLDRAVRLLETIQGRGLEPDRVTYSTVICGLLKNGDFLNALKLFEEMCDKNVSPDVVCYNVLLDGLLKKGEFLKGMEIWERLVRDRAVGPNFVTYSVMLDGLCKLGKVEEVMEMWSRMVRNGHRPNSFTYGILIHGLFETGNVDGASRVYAEIIKTGFVTDVVTCNSLLNGLCKAGRIEESLKLWELMGRVGNRNIVSYNIMIKGLFENGKADEAVSLWESLQGDDTCHPDSVTIGILIHGLCEKGYVNKALWVLKEALEDGEKNLDVFAYSSMINGLCKDGRLDAAICIYDQMAKHGCKPNSHTYNALISGFCKASKIAVAIQVFKEMVSSGCTPTIVTYNTLINGLCKVERFQEASSFAKEMMEKSFKPDMVTYSSLMDGLCRDNKIDVALDIWNRVLDKGFGADVIMHNILIKGLCSAGKVEEALRVCLEMKHKNCTPSLVTYNTIMNGLYQVGDCERASDVWVQMLEARFEPDIISYNIMFKGLCSYNRTSEAIKLLDDALGCGIIPTAITWSILVRAVISNRTVPT